The following are encoded together in the Triticum dicoccoides isolate Atlit2015 ecotype Zavitan chromosome 6B, WEW_v2.0, whole genome shotgun sequence genome:
- the LOC119326147 gene encoding uncharacterized protein LOC119326147: protein MMDDELFKLDTEPLGVYSEDATNDDKPLEDEPQNERTCDDDFKHLSQNAEDRVLAFEELDEDNLMGQLFAENPLELANYAMNHVPMYDDHDYGPDRVHKIQCTLAHSQRYAAHGLDMLAHAELLYTQLRSDIRSDRVSEPLLEGTIQWAEQMAAYAEVLDDYSDEVHEFALYLIRFELEGPMLARHDQLVTVADQLLGEQRNMRARVKWAREYMATALPSVALSRRCRLATVLPSVALTPRLRTSSGATAHERA from the exons ATGATGGATGATGAGTTATTCAA GTTGGACACTGAGCCTTTGGGGGTTTATTCCGAAGATGCAACCAATGATGACAAGCCCCTGGAGGATGAACCTCAGAATGAGCGGACAT GTGATGATGATTTCAAGCACCTGTCGCAGAATGCAGAAGATCGTGTGCTAGCTTTTGAGGAACTTG ATGAAGATAATCTGATGGGGCAGTTATTTGCCGAGAATCCCCTGGAGCTGGCTAACTATGCAATGAATCACGTGCCAATGTATGATGACCATG ATTATGGTCCTGATCGGGTGCACAAAATTCAGTGTACTCTGGCGCATTCACAGCGATATGCAGCACATGGTCTCGACATGCTGGCACACGCCGAACTGTTGTACACCCAGCTTCGGAGTGATATACGGTCTGACCGTGTATCAGAGCCTCTCCTCGAGGGGACCATTCAGTGGGCCGAACAGATGGCTGCGTACGCAGAAGTTCTGGACGATTACAGCGATGAGGTGCATGAGTTTGCATTATACCTGATTCGCTTTGAGTTGGAAGGTCCCATGCTTGCAAGGCACGATCAGTTGGTAACCGTGGCAGACCAGTTACTAGGAGAGCAGAGGAACATGAGAGCGCGGGTCAAATGGGCACGGGAATACATGGCCACCGCCCTGCCAAGCGTCGCCCTCTCTCGGCGATGCCGCCTGGCCACCGTCTTGCCAAGCGTCGCCCTCACTCCCAGATTGAGGACAAGCAGTGGCGCAACGGCGCACGAGAGGGCATAG